In the genome of Acidimicrobiia bacterium, one region contains:
- the speB gene encoding agmatinase: protein MIGFGHSSFSARATFAGVPHRSLDDLGGASVAILGAPFDWGTSHRPGARFGPKAVRDADYLEPDGARPHLDTGIDPLAVLGAVDLGDVHVVPGYVDESLQRIRQVVGTVAAAGVVPVVIGGDHTITFADAGGVADAVGHGEVALIHFDAHADTGDSHYGMLHGHGTPMRRLIESGAVPGHRFVQIGLRGYWPDPPTVAWMREQGMRSHFMAEIVERGLDAVVDDAVEHAALGAKGVFVSVDVDVVDPSAAPGTGTPEPGGLTARQLLDTVRRLGRDLNVVGADVVEVAPAYDTAEITALLANRVVLELLNGMAQRRVSA from the coding sequence GTGATCGGCTTCGGGCACTCCTCGTTCTCGGCACGGGCCACCTTCGCCGGGGTGCCCCATCGCAGCCTCGACGACCTGGGCGGGGCGTCGGTCGCCATCCTCGGCGCCCCGTTCGACTGGGGCACCAGCCATCGGCCCGGAGCCCGCTTCGGTCCCAAGGCGGTGCGCGACGCCGACTACCTGGAGCCTGACGGCGCCAGACCCCATCTCGACACCGGCATCGACCCTCTGGCGGTGCTGGGCGCCGTCGACCTCGGGGACGTCCACGTCGTGCCCGGGTACGTCGACGAGAGCCTGCAGCGGATACGCCAGGTGGTGGGCACCGTGGCCGCAGCCGGAGTGGTGCCCGTCGTCATCGGCGGGGATCACACCATCACCTTCGCCGATGCCGGCGGCGTGGCCGATGCCGTCGGTCACGGCGAGGTGGCGCTTATCCACTTCGACGCCCACGCCGACACCGGCGATTCCCACTACGGGATGCTCCACGGCCATGGCACACCGATGCGACGCCTCATCGAGTCCGGGGCGGTGCCAGGTCACCGCTTCGTCCAGATCGGACTGCGGGGCTACTGGCCCGACCCCCCGACCGTGGCCTGGATGCGAGAGCAGGGGATGCGGTCCCACTTCATGGCCGAGATAGTGGAGCGCGGCCTCGACGCCGTGGTCGACGATGCGGTGGAGCACGCCGCCCTGGGGGCCAAAGGGGTGTTCGTCTCGGTAGACGTCGACGTCGTCGACCCCTCGGCAGCCCCGGGAACCGGGACACCCGAGCCCGGCGGGCTGACCGCACGGCAGCTGCTCGACACCGTTCGTCGCCTCGGACGCGACCTGAACGTGGTCGGGGCCGACGTGGTCGAGGTGGCCCCCGCCTACGACACCGCCGAGATCACGGCCCTACTCGCCAATCGGGTCGTCCTGGAGTTGCTCAACGGAATGGCACAGCGACGAGTCTCCGCCTAG
- a CDS encoding hotdog fold thioesterase: MTGIDEMLAADGYARMLGIRRVAGVEGVAVEMVVGPQHLNFHGVTHGGVVFSLADAAFSLASNAAGERAVAIDTHLVLTAATGEGDRLVAVAEEATRGRTLGTYRVSVTRDDGRVVGLFTGTVHITPGAPASG, from the coding sequence GTGACGGGAATCGACGAGATGCTCGCCGCCGATGGGTACGCCCGGATGCTGGGCATCCGGCGGGTGGCCGGCGTCGAAGGGGTGGCGGTGGAGATGGTGGTGGGCCCACAGCACCTCAACTTCCACGGTGTCACCCACGGAGGCGTGGTGTTCTCGCTGGCCGATGCCGCTTTCAGCCTGGCCTCCAACGCCGCCGGAGAGCGGGCCGTGGCCATCGACACCCACCTGGTGCTCACTGCCGCCACCGGTGAGGGTGACCGGCTGGTTGCGGTGGCCGAGGAGGCGACGCGAGGCCGCACCCTGGGCACCTACCGAGTATCAGTCACCCGGGACGACGGCCGCGTGGTCGGCCTGTTCACCGGGACGGTTCACATCACGCCTGGGGCTCCGGCCTCCGGCTGA
- a CDS encoding DUF296 domain-containing protein, translating into MRLDTGSDLVEEITRFAGDAAITTAWVGFLGAVRRASLRYYDQEARRYDDFVIDRHLEVVAGVGNVSLIDGTPFVHAHAAFSDGGGAAFGGNLNAGCEVFALEVRIEELLGEPMRRERDDCTGLNLWGGTLP; encoded by the coding sequence GTGCGCCTCGACACCGGCAGCGACCTGGTGGAGGAGATCACGCGTTTCGCCGGTGATGCTGCGATCACCACCGCCTGGGTCGGCTTCCTCGGGGCGGTACGACGCGCCTCGCTGCGCTACTACGACCAGGAGGCCCGGCGATACGACGACTTCGTGATCGATCGCCATCTCGAGGTCGTGGCCGGTGTGGGCAACGTGTCGCTCATCGACGGCACTCCGTTCGTGCACGCCCACGCCGCCTTCTCCGATGGCGGCGGGGCGGCGTTCGGAGGGAACCTGAACGCCGGGTGCGAGGTGTTTGCCCTCGAGGTGCGAATCGAGGAGTTGCTAGGGGAGCCGATGCGCCGGGAGCGGGACGATTGCACCGGCCTCAACCTGTGGGGAGGAACGCTGCCGTGA
- a CDS encoding BtpA/SgcQ family protein, whose protein sequence is MIPTLIGMVHLGPLPGAPGFDGDLEAVVGRARDDAVALAAAGFDGVMVENLGDAPFFADDVPKATVAAMVTAVNAVTEAGVPVGVNVLRNDALAALAVAAATGAAFVRVNVLAGVMHTDQGTITGRAAEVARLRHSLAPDVAILADVFVKHAVPPPGLTLEQAAADLWGRGGADALVVSGSGTGIAVDEAHLKRVGVAVPDAPLYTGSGVTAGNVASLLGLCSGVIVGTSVKVGGATTEPVDPQRAAAFVAAARA, encoded by the coding sequence ATGATCCCCACCCTGATCGGAATGGTGCACCTGGGACCGCTCCCGGGCGCTCCCGGTTTCGACGGCGACCTCGAGGCCGTCGTCGGGCGGGCCCGCGATGACGCCGTCGCCCTGGCCGCCGCCGGCTTCGACGGGGTGATGGTCGAGAACCTCGGAGATGCCCCTTTCTTCGCCGACGACGTGCCCAAGGCGACGGTGGCGGCGATGGTCACGGCGGTGAATGCCGTCACCGAGGCCGGGGTCCCGGTCGGTGTCAACGTGCTGCGCAACGACGCCCTTGCTGCCCTGGCGGTTGCGGCCGCCACCGGTGCGGCTTTCGTCCGGGTCAACGTGCTCGCCGGCGTGATGCACACCGATCAGGGCACCATCACCGGCCGTGCCGCCGAGGTCGCACGGCTGCGGCACTCACTTGCCCCGGATGTGGCCATCCTCGCCGACGTGTTCGTCAAGCATGCGGTTCCGCCCCCCGGTCTCACCCTCGAGCAGGCGGCTGCCGATCTGTGGGGCCGGGGCGGAGCGGACGCCCTGGTGGTGAGCGGGTCCGGAACCGGGATCGCCGTCGACGAAGCACATCTGAAGCGGGTCGGGGTCGCCGTCCCCGATGCCCCGCTATACACCGGTTCGGGAGTCACCGCCGGCAACGTCGCCAGCCTTCTCGGACTCTGCTCCGGGGTCATCGTCGGCACCTCGGTCAAGGTCGGCGGGGCGACCACCGAACCGGTGGATCCGCAACGGGCCGCCGCCTTCGTCGCCGCCGCCCGAGCGTGA
- a CDS encoding maleylpyruvate isomerase family mycothiol-dependent enzyme, with amino-acid sequence MREILADLVAEQQALDQSLQRAPDRDWRQRVARGGVTVADTIAILAWGEQHSASLLVGETTMEELLATYGDLATFEKAGVAEAKGRRPQEVIEWWRFARADVVDALSRMGPSDRVPWVGKTIAARTFATIRLADTWAHGLGVLSALSKEIIDAARLRHVAWLGWATLPNAFAAAGEQYSPIKVDLSGPQYSRWVSGPADASEVIRGPGGDWCRLVVGFTSSPGELAATGEVAATALRVAGIYR; translated from the coding sequence ATGCGCGAGATCCTCGCCGACCTCGTCGCCGAACAACAGGCACTTGACCAGTCCCTCCAGCGGGCGCCGGATCGGGACTGGCGTCAACGCGTCGCCCGCGGCGGCGTAACAGTCGCCGACACCATCGCCATCCTCGCCTGGGGCGAGCAGCACTCCGCCTCACTCCTGGTCGGCGAGACCACCATGGAAGAGCTGCTCGCCACCTACGGGGACCTGGCCACCTTCGAGAAGGCCGGAGTCGCCGAGGCCAAGGGGAGACGGCCTCAGGAGGTGATCGAGTGGTGGCGTTTCGCCCGCGCCGACGTGGTCGACGCCCTGAGCAGGATGGGTCCGTCGGACCGGGTTCCGTGGGTGGGCAAGACGATCGCGGCGCGAACCTTTGCCACCATCCGCCTCGCCGACACCTGGGCTCACGGGCTCGGAGTCCTCAGCGCCCTCTCCAAGGAGATCATCGACGCAGCCCGGCTGCGCCATGTCGCCTGGCTCGGCTGGGCGACCCTCCCCAACGCATTCGCCGCCGCTGGGGAGCAGTACTCCCCCATCAAGGTCGATCTGTCGGGTCCGCAGTACTCCAGATGGGTGTCCGGCCCTGCCGACGCCTCCGAGGTGATCCGAGGCCCGGGAGGCGATTGGTGCCGTCTCGTGGTCGGATTCACCTCAAGTCCAGGCGAACTGGCCGCCACCGGGGAGGTTGCCGCCACCGCCCTGCGCGTCGCCGGCATCTACCGATGA
- a CDS encoding TIGR00730 family Rossman fold protein produces the protein MRRYEMGDPMLDERIRRLAADAVAGHPHEHEDADLISEMMVTILRLHRDDPDRGDLKLVNATLKELRYSFTVFHRYRHIRKLTVFGSARTPVDDPNYLLAAELGEVMTGDRQWMIITGAGPGTMEAANKGAGGEASFGVNIRLPFEDAANPYVDDARLINFKYFFTRKLMFVKESHAFALFPGGFGTQDETFELLTLTQTGKAPMHPIVLIEAPGTGYWGPWIDFVEGTLVSQGMISPDDLGLFTLVTDTESAVREICGFYRNYDSHRYVDERLVLRMHKAPGPEGVAALNDEFSDILESGRIKASPPTAAEEADQDRLHLERVTLHFDRRSHGRLRRLIDRLNEVDTPEGTGAGC, from the coding sequence ATGCGGCGGTACGAGATGGGTGACCCGATGCTGGACGAGCGGATAAGGCGGCTCGCCGCCGACGCCGTGGCCGGGCACCCCCACGAACACGAGGACGCAGATCTCATCTCTGAGATGATGGTCACGATCCTCAGGCTGCATCGTGACGACCCGGACCGCGGCGACCTCAAACTGGTCAACGCCACCCTGAAAGAGCTGCGCTACTCGTTCACCGTGTTCCACCGGTACCGCCACATCCGCAAGCTCACCGTCTTCGGTTCGGCGCGAACCCCCGTGGACGATCCCAACTATCTGCTCGCCGCCGAACTGGGCGAGGTGATGACCGGTGACCGCCAATGGATGATCATCACCGGGGCCGGACCGGGGACGATGGAGGCGGCCAACAAGGGAGCAGGCGGCGAGGCTTCCTTCGGGGTGAACATCAGGCTGCCCTTCGAGGACGCGGCCAACCCCTACGTCGACGACGCCCGGCTGATCAACTTCAAGTACTTCTTCACCCGGAAGCTGATGTTCGTCAAGGAGTCGCACGCCTTCGCCCTCTTCCCCGGCGGCTTCGGGACCCAGGACGAGACCTTCGAACTGCTCACCCTCACCCAGACGGGGAAGGCGCCGATGCACCCCATCGTGCTCATCGAGGCCCCGGGGACTGGTTACTGGGGCCCGTGGATCGACTTCGTCGAAGGCACTCTGGTGTCCCAGGGAATGATCTCCCCCGACGACCTCGGCCTGTTCACCCTGGTCACCGACACCGAGTCGGCGGTGAGAGAGATCTGCGGCTTCTACCGCAACTACGACTCGCACCGCTACGTCGACGAACGCCTCGTTCTGCGCATGCACAAGGCACCGGGGCCGGAGGGTGTGGCGGCTCTGAACGACGAGTTCTCCGACATCCTCGAGTCGGGTCGGATCAAGGCGTCGCCGCCGACCGCTGCCGAGGAGGCAGACCAGGACCGGCTGCACCTGGAGCGGGTGACGCTGCACTTCGACCGTCGCAGCCACGGCCGTCTCCGAAGGCTGATCGACCGGCTCAACGAGGTGGACACCCCCGAAGGTACCGGCGCCGGGTGCTAG
- a CDS encoding MoxR family ATPase, which produces MPETVVFTDPTGEGAAIELEAFALPDDTPEATQRAGKIPDPDPHYVDLGMLYRLAALEQVRRMEVIEAPLHVALRGHMGTGKDHDLEQFAALLRLPYFRIPLTGEVRDITLIGSVKLHGDGRGGTESRWEDGDITRALRGPSLINLSELNAAGAETLFALHGLLDRYQALDLPTGETVRLRPDTRIFGTMNPTDLRDYAGTQTLNKAFADRWVIWEKRFPDLTQIEAMLNRRYPRLKGAFVTTIARLAVEVNESFTSSDARTRVGTPMSLRSVLDRIPAGLWMYSRDADPLRRSWEEFVLSHVDPFDLDHYETVWSAVARRGPEGPPFAA; this is translated from the coding sequence ATGCCTGAAACCGTGGTGTTCACCGACCCGACCGGTGAGGGCGCCGCCATCGAGTTGGAGGCGTTCGCCCTGCCCGACGACACCCCCGAGGCGACCCAACGAGCCGGCAAGATCCCCGACCCGGACCCCCACTACGTGGACCTGGGGATGCTCTATCGCCTCGCGGCCCTGGAACAGGTCCGCCGCATGGAGGTGATCGAGGCGCCGCTGCACGTGGCACTGCGCGGGCACATGGGAACCGGGAAGGACCACGACCTCGAACAGTTCGCCGCATTGTTGCGCCTGCCCTACTTCCGCATCCCCCTGACCGGCGAGGTGCGCGACATCACCCTCATCGGATCGGTCAAGCTCCACGGTGATGGGCGCGGCGGAACCGAGAGCCGCTGGGAGGACGGCGACATCACCCGGGCTCTGCGCGGCCCTTCGCTGATCAACCTCTCCGAGCTGAACGCCGCCGGGGCCGAGACCCTGTTCGCACTCCATGGCCTGCTCGATCGCTACCAGGCTCTCGACCTTCCCACCGGCGAGACGGTCCGACTCCGCCCGGACACCCGGATCTTCGGGACCATGAACCCCACCGACCTTCGCGACTACGCCGGGACCCAGACGCTGAACAAGGCTTTCGCCGATCGATGGGTGATCTGGGAGAAGCGCTTCCCCGACCTCACCCAGATCGAGGCGATGCTCAACCGGCGGTACCCGCGGCTCAAGGGGGCGTTCGTCACCACGATCGCCCGGCTCGCCGTCGAGGTCAACGAGTCCTTCACCTCGTCGGATGCACGCACCCGCGTCGGAACCCCGATGAGCCTGCGCTCGGTCCTGGACCGGATACCGGCCGGACTGTGGATGTATTCCAGGGACGCCGACCCGCTGCGGAGATCCTGGGAGGAGTTCGTGCTGAGCCATGTCGACCCGTTCGACCTCGACCACTACGAGACCGTGTGGTCGGCGGTGGCCCGGCGCGGGCCGGAGGGGCCTCCGTTCGCCGCCTGA
- a CDS encoding branched-chain amino acid ABC transporter substrate-binding protein: MKTFRPLGVLLVVLALVAVACGDDDETTTTAAGFTPGALGYIEVAPGEPIEIRALQAISGDVAPLGTDQVRGVELAIADYGDIAGHSVSLGTVEDDGCSAEGGQAGAQAIIAQLTDAGDGKFTGPLAVIGTTCSGAGRGALPLLSEAGLVLISGSNTSPSLTSDLEGTAGEDYLPGYYRTAHNDLFQGGAVARFVYNELGITTAAAIHDGDPYTDGLATAFKNTFESLGGTISVYTAVNKGDTDMTAVLTEVAAGAPEAVFFPIFQPEGDFIIQQAGSVAGLENVTWIGADGLLGDDFMSLPESAGMYFSGPDLRFGDNASQTGKSYSDFLTEYESTYGEAPPQVFHAHTYDATVMVLAAIEAVAFQEEDGTLKIDRQAFRDALTATSGFAGMTGSLSCDAFGDCGAQTIAIVKHEDPSDVAAGKANIVYSEAKGVVSD; encoded by the coding sequence ATGAAGACATTCCGACCGCTGGGAGTCCTGCTGGTCGTGCTGGCGCTCGTCGCCGTCGCCTGTGGCGATGACGATGAGACCACCACCACGGCAGCAGGGTTCACTCCCGGCGCTCTCGGATACATCGAAGTCGCCCCCGGCGAACCGATCGAGATCCGCGCCCTACAGGCGATCTCGGGCGATGTCGCGCCTCTGGGCACCGACCAGGTTCGAGGCGTCGAGCTCGCGATCGCCGACTACGGCGACATCGCCGGGCACTCGGTGAGCCTGGGCACGGTCGAGGACGACGGCTGCTCCGCCGAAGGCGGGCAGGCCGGCGCCCAGGCGATCATCGCCCAGCTGACCGACGCCGGCGACGGCAAGTTCACCGGTCCTCTGGCAGTCATCGGGACCACCTGTTCCGGTGCCGGCCGTGGCGCCCTGCCCCTCCTCTCCGAGGCGGGATTGGTGCTGATCTCGGGATCGAACACGTCGCCTTCGCTGACCTCGGACCTCGAGGGCACCGCCGGTGAGGACTACCTCCCCGGCTACTACCGGACCGCGCACAACGACCTGTTCCAGGGTGGTGCGGTGGCGAGGTTCGTCTACAACGAGCTGGGGATCACCACGGCCGCCGCCATCCACGATGGCGACCCCTACACGGACGGCCTGGCGACCGCCTTCAAGAACACCTTCGAGTCGCTCGGTGGCACCATCTCGGTGTACACGGCGGTCAACAAGGGCGACACCGACATGACCGCGGTTCTCACCGAGGTCGCCGCCGGTGCTCCCGAGGCGGTGTTCTTCCCCATCTTCCAGCCCGAGGGTGACTTCATCATCCAGCAGGCCGGAAGCGTGGCGGGACTCGAGAACGTCACCTGGATCGGGGCCGACGGCCTCCTGGGCGACGACTTCATGTCGCTCCCGGAGTCGGCGGGGATGTACTTCTCCGGACCGGACCTTCGCTTCGGTGACAACGCCAGCCAGACGGGCAAGTCGTACAGCGACTTCCTGACGGAGTACGAGTCCACCTACGGTGAGGCTCCGCCCCAGGTGTTCCACGCCCACACCTACGACGCAACCGTGATGGTGCTCGCCGCCATCGAGGCGGTGGCGTTCCAGGAGGAGGACGGCACCCTGAAGATCGACCGGCAGGCGTTCCGTGACGCCCTGACGGCGACCTCCGGGTTCGCCGGGATGACCGGTTCGCTGTCCTGCGACGCATTCGGTGACTGCGGTGCCCAGACGATCGCCATCGTCAAGCACGAGGATCCGAGCGACGTGGCGGCCGGCAAGGCCAACATCGTCTACAGCGAGGCCAAGGGCGTCGTCAGCGACTGA
- a CDS encoding branched-chain amino acid ABC transporter permease → MTSRNSTLSRVLALDAPTLAVDLFLFAMKALLLFFATWALVGTIALQVSGRGLTGAAWADVFAGGLAQGFMYGLIALGYSMVYGVLGFINFAHGEVFMAGAMTGYFVADALFDAGMWESAFLPALLIALLCSMLVSTLVAVVIERVAYRPLRGAPRLIPLITSIGASFFVQYAVRGLVGDAYKTFPLLPEGLQNRVSILGLNVEGIKLLVIGTAILSMFALWAFVTRSKTGRAMRAVAEDKEIASLMGIDVDRVVVTTFAVGGAMAGVGGILWAMLFGKVFFLTGFLPGIKAFTAAVLGGIGNLPGAMLGGISLGLVEASGPTLLSGMSWVIPTWVALVVSACAAGAIFHGWRLAAGLEARRMGMAIGFMLFGVIGVLAGVFLLPGASVYIPGASQLKDMIAFIVLIGVLMIRPIGLLGERLAVEERG, encoded by the coding sequence ATGACCTCCAGAAACTCCACACTCAGCAGGGTCCTCGCCCTCGATGCCCCCACCCTGGCTGTCGACCTCTTTCTCTTTGCGATGAAGGCCCTGCTCCTCTTCTTCGCCACCTGGGCCCTGGTGGGAACGATCGCACTTCAGGTTTCCGGCCGCGGCCTCACAGGCGCCGCCTGGGCGGATGTCTTCGCCGGGGGGCTCGCCCAGGGGTTCATGTACGGGCTGATCGCCCTCGGCTACTCGATGGTCTACGGCGTGCTGGGCTTCATCAACTTCGCCCACGGCGAGGTGTTCATGGCCGGGGCGATGACCGGATACTTCGTGGCCGACGCCCTCTTCGACGCCGGGATGTGGGAGTCGGCCTTCCTGCCGGCGCTCCTCATCGCCCTCTTGTGTTCGATGCTGGTCTCGACCCTGGTGGCGGTGGTGATCGAGCGGGTCGCCTACCGGCCCTTGCGGGGTGCACCCCGCCTGATCCCGTTGATCACCTCGATCGGGGCGTCGTTCTTCGTGCAGTACGCCGTGCGCGGGCTGGTGGGCGACGCCTACAAGACGTTCCCCCTGCTTCCCGAAGGCCTCCAGAACCGGGTGTCGATCCTCGGTTTGAACGTCGAGGGCATCAAGCTGCTGGTGATCGGCACCGCGATACTGTCGATGTTCGCCCTGTGGGCCTTCGTCACCCGGTCCAAGACCGGTCGGGCGATGCGGGCGGTCGCCGAGGACAAGGAGATCGCCTCGCTGATGGGGATCGACGTCGATCGGGTCGTCGTCACCACCTTCGCCGTCGGCGGCGCCATGGCCGGGGTCGGCGGGATCCTGTGGGCGATGCTCTTCGGCAAGGTGTTCTTCCTCACCGGCTTCCTGCCCGGCATCAAGGCGTTCACCGCGGCGGTGCTGGGCGGGATCGGCAACCTCCCCGGAGCGATGCTGGGCGGTATCTCGCTCGGCCTCGTGGAGGCGTCGGGCCCCACGCTGCTGTCGGGGATGAGCTGGGTGATTCCGACCTGGGTCGCACTGGTGGTGTCGGCGTGCGCCGCCGGGGCGATCTTCCACGGCTGGCGGCTGGCAGCCGGCCTGGAGGCGAGAAGGATGGGCATGGCGATCGGGTTCATGCTGTTCGGGGTGATCGGGGTCCTGGCCGGCGTGTTCCTCCTCCCGGGTGCTTCGGTGTACATCCCGGGGGCTTCACAACTCAAGGACATGATCGCCTTCATCGTCCTCATCGGTGTCCTCATGATCCGGCCTATCGGCCTGCTCGGTGAGCGGCTGGCCGTGGAGGAGCGCGGATGA